One segment of Neobacillus endophyticus DNA contains the following:
- the icmF gene encoding fused isobutyryl-CoA mutase/GTPase IcmF: MGKYQPKHHIRFVTASSLFDGHDASINIMRRILQASGAEVIHLGHNRSVEEVVNAAIQEDVQGIAISSYQGGHVEYFKYMYDLLKEKGAPHIRIYGGGGGVIIPREIKELHEYGIARIFSPEDGRQFGLQGMIDQMIEECDFSTVDTSTVEQIEKLPSGDTNAIAKLITLAELNVDKNKEAAATVETAMEKVRALEQNIPVIGITGTGGAGKSSLTDELIRRFINEFPDKKVAILSVDPTKQKTGGALLGDRIRMNAIFSPNVNMRSLATRRSKNELSLAIKDAVAVTKAAGFDLVIVETSGIGQGDAEITEICDIALYVMTSEFGAPSQLEKIDMIDYADLIVINKFERKGSEDAKRQVQKQYQRSHMLFEKDYEEMPVYGTIASQFNDAGTNALFAALIEKINEKMNTDWVTSFHKNAAVEKQNVIIPTDRRYYLREISDTVRGYHKKAEEQANIARKLFQLEGAIAAVNDPVVIAALSAVKQETEAQLTPESKRILDSWEQTKQAYSGDRFVTKIRDKEIITILKTKSLSGLDIPKVVLPKYKDYGEILRWVYRENVPGFFPYTAGVFPFKREGEDPKRQFAGEGTPERTNRRFHYLSKDDTAKRLSTAFDSVTLYGEDPDYRPDIYGKVGESGVSICTLDDMKKLYDGFDLCHPSTSVSMTINGPAPIILAMFMNTAIDQQVKRKEAELGRVLTVEEFAEVRAYTLKTVRGTVQADILKEDQGQNTCIFSTEFALRMMGDIQQYFIDHQVRNYYSVSISGYHIAEAGANPISQLAFTLSNGFTYVEYYLSRGMKIDDFAPNLSFFFSNGLDPEYTVIGRVARRIWATVMREKYGANERSQKLKYHVQTSGRSLHAQEIDFNDIRTTLQALMALHDNCNSLHTNAYDEAITTPTEESVRRAMAIQMIITKEHGLTKNENPLQGSFIVEELTDLVEETVLQEFDRLNDRGGVLGAMETQYQRGKIQDESMYYEMQKHTGELPIIGVNTYLNPNPPSEEAVDNMELARATKEEKELQIHYLRLFQEAHMEEAQAALKRLKETAVSGGNIFAELMETVKVASLGQITRALYEVGGQYRRNM, encoded by the coding sequence ATGGGAAAATATCAGCCGAAGCATCATATTCGTTTTGTCACGGCATCAAGCTTGTTCGACGGTCATGATGCCTCGATTAACATCATGCGGCGCATTCTTCAGGCAAGTGGTGCCGAGGTGATTCACCTTGGCCATAACCGCTCGGTGGAGGAGGTTGTCAATGCCGCGATTCAAGAGGATGTGCAGGGGATCGCCATTTCCTCCTATCAAGGCGGGCACGTTGAATATTTTAAATATATGTATGATTTATTAAAAGAAAAAGGGGCGCCGCACATTCGTATTTATGGCGGTGGCGGCGGTGTCATCATTCCGAGGGAAATAAAAGAGCTTCATGAGTACGGAATCGCTCGTATTTTTTCACCAGAGGATGGGCGCCAGTTTGGCCTTCAGGGCATGATCGACCAGATGATTGAGGAATGCGATTTTTCAACGGTCGACACTAGCACAGTCGAGCAGATTGAAAAGCTGCCTTCAGGGGATACCAATGCAATTGCCAAGCTGATTACGCTGGCAGAGCTAAATGTTGATAAGAATAAGGAAGCCGCAGCAACGGTCGAAACGGCCATGGAAAAAGTAAGAGCGCTGGAGCAGAACATCCCGGTAATCGGTATTACCGGGACGGGCGGTGCTGGAAAAAGCTCGCTCACCGACGAATTAATTCGTCGGTTTATCAATGAGTTTCCTGACAAAAAGGTAGCGATTCTATCCGTTGACCCAACTAAGCAAAAAACGGGCGGCGCGCTACTCGGGGATCGCATCCGCATGAATGCCATTTTTTCACCGAATGTTAATATGCGGAGTCTGGCAACAAGACGTTCAAAAAATGAGCTTTCTCTTGCTATTAAAGATGCGGTTGCCGTAACAAAGGCTGCTGGCTTTGATCTGGTCATCGTCGAAACTAGCGGTATCGGTCAAGGTGATGCAGAAATCACGGAAATTTGTGATATTGCCCTCTATGTGATGACGAGTGAATTCGGGGCGCCTTCACAGCTAGAAAAAATCGATATGATTGATTATGCTGATCTGATTGTCATTAATAAATTTGAGCGCAAAGGTTCTGAAGATGCCAAGCGCCAGGTGCAAAAGCAATACCAACGTAGCCATATGCTATTTGAAAAAGACTACGAGGAAATGCCGGTGTACGGCACGATTGCCAGCCAGTTTAATGATGCCGGCACAAACGCTTTATTCGCGGCCCTGATTGAAAAAATAAATGAAAAAATGAATACAGATTGGGTCACCTCTTTTCACAAAAATGCTGCGGTGGAAAAGCAAAATGTCATCATTCCAACAGACCGTCGTTATTACTTACGGGAAATCTCCGATACGGTCCGCGGCTATCATAAAAAGGCAGAGGAACAGGCCAATATTGCCCGGAAATTATTCCAGCTTGAAGGGGCGATTGCAGCTGTAAACGACCCAGTCGTGATTGCAGCGTTGTCGGCTGTTAAACAAGAAACCGAAGCTCAATTGACGCCGGAATCAAAACGGATCCTCGACAGCTGGGAACAAACAAAACAGGCTTATTCCGGCGATCGGTTTGTAACAAAAATCCGCGATAAAGAAATTATTACGATTTTAAAAACAAAAAGTTTATCCGGACTTGATATTCCAAAAGTGGTACTGCCGAAATACAAAGATTATGGTGAAATTCTTCGCTGGGTGTACCGCGAAAATGTTCCTGGGTTCTTCCCGTACACAGCAGGGGTGTTTCCGTTTAAGCGTGAAGGTGAAGATCCGAAACGGCAGTTTGCCGGTGAGGGTACACCGGAGCGCACAAACCGCCGCTTCCACTATTTATCGAAGGATGATACGGCGAAACGCTTAAGTACGGCGTTTGATTCCGTAACGTTGTACGGCGAAGACCCGGATTACCGTCCAGATATTTACGGGAAAGTCGGCGAGAGCGGCGTTAGCATTTGTACGCTGGATGACATGAAGAAGCTGTATGACGGCTTTGATTTATGCCATCCATCCACATCTGTTTCTATGACCATCAACGGTCCAGCACCGATTATTTTAGCGATGTTCATGAATACAGCGATTGACCAGCAGGTGAAGAGAAAAGAGGCCGAATTAGGCCGCGTGCTGACGGTTGAAGAATTTGCGGAAGTGAGGGCCTATACGTTAAAGACCGTCCGCGGCACGGTACAGGCTGATATTTTAAAAGAAGACCAAGGCCAGAATACTTGTATTTTTTCAACAGAATTTGCGTTACGGATGATGGGGGACATCCAGCAATATTTCATTGACCATCAAGTTCGTAACTATTATTCGGTATCGATTTCCGGTTACCATATCGCTGAAGCAGGTGCCAATCCGATTTCCCAGCTGGCGTTTACGTTGTCAAACGGCTTCACCTACGTTGAGTATTACTTAAGCCGCGGAATGAAGATTGATGATTTTGCACCCAACCTGTCATTCTTTTTCTCTAATGGTTTGGATCCGGAATATACCGTTATCGGCAGGGTGGCACGCCGCATTTGGGCAACAGTCATGCGGGAAAAATATGGGGCAAATGAGCGCAGTCAGAAATTGAAATATCATGTGCAAACGTCCGGCCGTTCGCTGCATGCCCAGGAAATCGACTTTAATGATATCCGTACCACTCTTCAAGCATTAATGGCCTTGCATGATAACTGCAATTCGCTGCATACGAATGCATATGATGAAGCCATTACCACCCCTACTGAAGAATCGGTACGAAGGGCAATGGCGATTCAGATGATTATTACAAAAGAGCACGGGTTAACGAAAAATGAAAATCCGCTGCAGGGTTCGTTTATCGTAGAAGAACTGACCGATCTTGTCGAAGAGACCGTGCTGCAGGAATTTGATCGCTTAAATGATCGCGGCGGGGTTTTAGGAGCTATGGAAACTCAGTATCAGCGCGGCAAAATTCAAGATGAGTCGATGTATTATGAAATGCAGAAGCACACGGGCGAATTGCCGATTATCGGCGTGAATACGTACTTGAATCCTAATCCGCCATCTGAAGAAGCAGTGGATAATATGGAGCTTGCGCGTGCAACAAAAGAAGAAAAAGAGCTGCAAATTCACTATTTACGTTTATTCCAAGAGGCCCATATGGAAGAGGCTCAGGCTGCATTGAAACGGTTAAAAGAAACAGCAGTCAGCGGCGGCAATATTTTTGCTGAATTGATGGAAACGGTAAAAGTGGCCAGCCTTGGCCAAATCACTAGGGCTCTTTATGAGGTAGGCGGACAATACCGTCGGAATATGTAA
- a CDS encoding TetR/AcrR family transcriptional regulator has translation MTKREVQASVKDERLVQKRREQMIKGAVALFKEKGFHRTTTREIAKAAGFSIGTLYEYIRTKEDVLYLVCDQIYDHVRDRLEQELEHKKGTLESLKLGIANFFYVMDEMQEEVLIMYQEVKSLSKDALPYVLKKEMEMVAMFENLLNGCVENGELKLTDKQVKIIAHDIFVQGQMWGFRRWALRKLFTIDEYIELQTRVLFSGLGQPSPE, from the coding sequence ATGACAAAGCGGGAAGTACAGGCTTCGGTCAAGGATGAGCGCCTTGTGCAGAAACGGCGTGAACAAATGATTAAGGGAGCGGTAGCACTTTTTAAAGAAAAGGGGTTTCACAGGACAACGACAAGGGAAATTGCCAAAGCAGCGGGCTTCAGCATCGGGACATTGTATGAATACATCCGCACAAAGGAAGACGTGCTATATCTGGTGTGCGACCAAATATATGACCATGTCCGCGATCGTCTGGAGCAGGAGCTTGAGCATAAAAAGGGGACGCTCGAAAGTCTGAAGCTGGGAATTGCCAATTTCTTTTATGTTATGGATGAAATGCAGGAAGAAGTTCTCATCATGTATCAAGAAGTTAAATCGCTGTCAAAGGATGCCCTTCCTTATGTATTAAAAAAGGAAATGGAGATGGTGGCAATGTTTGAGAACCTGCTGAATGGCTGCGTCGAAAACGGCGAACTTAAACTGACGGATAAGCAGGTCAAAATTATTGCTCATGACATCTTTGTTCAGGGCCAGATGTGGGGCTTTCGCCGCTGGGCATTGAGAAAGCTATTTACAATTGATGAGTACATTGAACTTCAGACTCGAGTTCTGTTTTCAGGCTTGGGTCAGCCGTCCCCGGAATAG
- a CDS encoding acyl-CoA dehydrogenase, with the protein MNFQLSEEHEMIRKMVRDFAKNEVAPTAAERDENERFDREIFDKMAELGLTGIPWPEEYGGIGSDYLAYCIAVEELSRVDSSVGVTLSAHTSLASWPIYKFGNEEQKQKYLRPLAEGTKIGAYGLTEPGSGSDAGGMRTTARLEGDHYVLNGSKIFITNGGEADIYVVFALTDPANRQKGTTAFIVEKDFPGFSVGKKEKKLGIRSSPTTEIIFEDCRVPVENRLGEDGQGFKIAMITLDGGRNGIAAQAVGIAQGALDAAVDYAKERHQFGKPIAANQGISFKLADMATSVEAARLLTYQAAWLESNGLPYGKESAMSKLFAGDAAMRVTTEAVQVFGGYGYTKDYPVERFMRDAKITQIYEGTQEIQRLVISRMLTK; encoded by the coding sequence ATGAATTTTCAATTATCTGAAGAACATGAAATGATTCGTAAAATGGTGCGTGATTTTGCCAAGAATGAAGTGGCCCCGACTGCTGCTGAGCGTGATGAGAACGAGCGCTTTGACCGGGAGATTTTTGACAAAATGGCAGAGTTGGGCTTAACCGGAATTCCATGGCCGGAAGAGTACGGCGGCATCGGCAGTGATTATCTTGCTTACTGCATCGCAGTAGAAGAGCTTTCCCGTGTCGATTCATCTGTCGGGGTAACCCTTTCTGCGCACACTTCACTTGCCAGCTGGCCGATCTATAAATTTGGCAATGAAGAGCAAAAGCAAAAATATCTTCGCCCGTTGGCAGAGGGTACAAAGATTGGCGCCTACGGCTTAACGGAGCCTGGCAGCGGATCAGATGCAGGCGGGATGCGAACAACAGCACGCCTCGAAGGAGATCATTACGTCCTCAACGGTTCGAAAATTTTCATTACCAACGGCGGCGAGGCGGACATATATGTGGTATTTGCTTTAACGGATCCGGCAAACAGACAAAAAGGCACAACAGCCTTTATTGTGGAAAAGGACTTCCCTGGCTTCTCAGTTGGTAAAAAAGAAAAGAAGCTGGGCATTCGCTCTTCACCTACTACAGAAATTATTTTTGAAGATTGCCGTGTGCCTGTAGAAAACCGTCTAGGAGAAGATGGCCAAGGATTTAAAATTGCGATGATAACACTCGATGGCGGCCGAAACGGAATTGCTGCCCAGGCAGTAGGAATTGCTCAAGGCGCACTTGACGCTGCCGTGGACTATGCAAAGGAACGTCATCAATTTGGCAAACCAATTGCCGCAAACCAAGGAATTAGCTTTAAGCTGGCTGATATGGCAACTTCAGTGGAAGCGGCCAGACTATTAACTTACCAAGCAGCATGGCTCGAGTCAAACGGACTTCCATACGGCAAAGAATCCGCAATGTCGAAGCTGTTTGCGGGAGACGCTGCGATGAGGGTCACGACTGAAGCAGTTCAGGTGTTTGGCGGCTATGGTTATACAAAGGATTATCCAGTAGAACGGTTTATGCGTGATGCCAAAATTACGCAAATTTATGAGGGTACTCAAGAAATTCAGCGCCTAGTTATTTCTAGGATGTTAACGAAGTAA
- a CDS encoding acyl-CoA dehydrogenase: MNLTFTEEQEMMRKMVRDFAAGEIAPLIEKMEKGEFPRQLLRKMGELGLMGIPIPQEYGGAEMDFTSYIIAINELSRVSATVGVILSVHTSVGTNPILYFGTEEQKRKYVPNLAAGEYLGAFCLTEPSAGSDAASLKSRAVRDGDQYVINGSKVFITNGGEADVYIVFAKTDPGLGSKGISAFIVEKDTQGLVIGKDEKKMGLHGSRTVQLTFEDMLVPVENLLGQEGEGFKIAMANLEVGRIGIAAQALGIAEAALSAATAYANERVQFGKPIIAQQGIAFKLADMATSVEAARLLVYRAANLRTKGIKCGMEASMAKLFATRTAVDVANEAIQVFGGYGYTEDYPVERYFRDAKVTEIYEGTSEIQRIVISKHL, translated from the coding sequence ATGAATCTGACATTTACAGAAGAACAAGAAATGATGCGCAAAATGGTTCGCGATTTTGCTGCAGGTGAAATCGCCCCACTGATTGAAAAAATGGAAAAAGGGGAATTCCCCCGCCAGCTTCTTCGCAAAATGGGTGAACTTGGCCTCATGGGTATACCAATTCCGCAGGAATATGGCGGTGCTGAGATGGATTTCACCTCCTATATTATCGCCATTAACGAACTTTCACGGGTAAGTGCTACTGTGGGTGTCATCCTATCCGTACACACATCGGTTGGAACAAATCCCATTCTATATTTTGGCACAGAGGAACAGAAGCGGAAATACGTGCCAAATCTTGCTGCCGGTGAATATTTAGGAGCGTTCTGCTTAACGGAGCCAAGTGCCGGCTCTGATGCCGCTTCGTTAAAATCCCGCGCCGTCCGTGATGGTGACCAATATGTCATCAACGGCTCAAAGGTATTTATTACAAACGGTGGAGAAGCAGATGTGTATATTGTGTTTGCTAAAACTGATCCTGGCTTGGGAAGCAAAGGGATCTCAGCCTTTATAGTGGAAAAAGATACCCAGGGTCTCGTAATTGGCAAAGATGAAAAGAAAATGGGGCTGCATGGTTCGAGAACGGTACAGCTTACTTTTGAGGACATGCTCGTCCCAGTAGAGAACCTTCTTGGGCAGGAAGGAGAAGGGTTCAAAATTGCTATGGCTAACTTGGAAGTTGGCCGCATCGGCATTGCCGCCCAGGCGCTAGGGATTGCAGAAGCCGCACTGTCAGCCGCAACCGCCTATGCAAATGAGCGAGTGCAATTTGGCAAACCAATCATCGCCCAGCAGGGAATTGCCTTTAAGTTAGCTGATATGGCAACGAGTGTAGAAGCAGCTAGACTTCTAGTCTATCGCGCAGCCAACTTAAGAACCAAGGGCATCAAGTGCGGAATGGAGGCTTCAATGGCAAAACTGTTTGCCACCCGTACAGCTGTAGACGTGGCGAATGAAGCTATTCAAGTATTTGGCGGCTATGGATACACGGAAGACTATCCGGTGGAGCGCTACTTCCGTGATGCAAAGGTTACAGAAATTTATGAAGGAACGAGCGAGATTCAGAGGATTGTGATTAGTAAACATCTTTAA